One genomic region from Oncorhynchus gorbuscha isolate QuinsamMale2020 ecotype Even-year linkage group LG13, OgorEven_v1.0, whole genome shotgun sequence encodes:
- the LOC123992963 gene encoding uncharacterized protein LOC123992963 isoform X1, with protein sequence MSPPLSTLLSGLWLCLVLSRAARPTWKACDNGKLLLGRDLPPSVVWSCPVISWPESTTQKIASIDTKYPPQRIEHVCMDTPITYNHTIPNSGAHRTVGAESGEYLYCPPQRWLNNLQHGATVLLYHPCAPVRQRDLLSVLGHCCLSDYIITPHPDLSKHRPLALVSWGRTLELSHVTTSEVCDWLQSTAAHGNRGAVDQSRQYNLLLTHPADHKHAYPKQKSLRQCCEETLSLLDGWLEATDWRRGRVRKSRAALRKEGEKERRTTLDRTEPNRVQKHGTTLQPEAQGQATVRDTQGGTGRELKVTQPHRRENDTNEKDPRGKVRETDWVNQNEAEDKRQSGKTGDIQEREEKSSRHEGDTQPVDSPTKRKKPLSQSQPKQLAVTQANSQDRRADCDGRVGHCECTETIAPLGAAVVGPGDRMLPTPRTDEAVWAAAALGFLLVLLVLSVLHTRLYRHWRTTPSMYWHDSKQDYDRVADVIHRRLKMPGRRKRRTSKSRRQECVLLPPSSSTEEDE encoded by the exons ATGTCTCCACCGCTGTCGACTCTGCTGTCCGGGCTGTGGCTGTGCTTGGTTCTGTCTCGTGCTGCTAGGCCGACGTGGAAAGCTTGTGACAATGGCAAG CTCTTGCTGGGGAGAGACCTGCCCCCGTCAGTTGTGTGGAGCTGTCCTGTGATTTCCTGGCCAGAGTCCACTACCCAG AAGATTGCTAGCATTGACACAAAGTATCCCCCACAG CGGATCGAGCACGTCTGCATGGACACACCCATCACATACAATCACACTATCCCCAACAG TGGTGCTCACCGGACTGTAGGAGCAGAGAGTGGAGAGTACCTGTACTGCCCCCCTCAGCGCTGGCTCAACAACCTGCAG catggaGCAACAGTGTTGCTGTACCATCCGTGTGCTCCTGTTCGTCAGCGTGACCTGCTGTCTGTCCTGGgccactgctgtctgtctgactacATCATAACGCCACACCCTGACCTCAGCAAACACAGA CCGCTAGCGCTGGTGTCCTGGGGTCGCACGCTGGAGCTGTCCCATGTGACCACGTCGGAGGTCTGTGATTGGCTGCAGTCGACAGCGGCACACGGGAACCGTGGCGCCGTGGATCAAAGCAGACAGTATAACTTGCTGTTGACCCATCCTGCAGATCACAAACACGCATACCCAAAGCAAAAG TCTCTGAGGCAGTGCTGTGAGGAGACCCTCTCTCttctggatggatggttggaggcgacagactggaggagagggagggtccGCAAGAGCCGAGCTGCACtcaggaaggagggggagaaagagagacggaccACCCTGGACAGAACCGAGCCGAACAGAGTCCAGAAACATGGAACCACACTCCAACCTGAAGCACAGGGCCAAGCCACAGTGAGGGATACACAGGGAGGCACGGGCCGAGAACTCAAAGTGACTCAACCTCACCGCAGAGAAAATGACACTAATGAAAAAGATCCCAGGGGCAaagtgagagaaacagactggGTGAACCAGAACGAAGCAGAGGACAAGAGGCAGAGCGGGAAAACGGGAGacatccaggagagagaggagaagagcagcAGACACGAGGGAGACACACAGCCCGTGGACTCTCCAACCAAGAGGAAAAAGCCTCTGTCTCAGAGTCAGCCCAAACAGCTGGCTGTCACTCAGGCAAACAGCCAGGACAGGAGAGCAGACTGTGATGGTAGGGTGGGCCACTGCGAGTGCACTGAGACCATAGCTCCGCTAGGGGCCGCTGTGGTTGGACCCGGTGACAGGATGCTGCCCACTCCGCGGACAGACGAGGCGGTGTGGGCGGCGGCGGCGTTGGGCTTCCTCCTGGTGCTGCTGGTGCTGTCCGTGCTGCACACGCGCCTCTACCGCCACTGGCGCACAACGCCCAGCATGTACTGGCACGACTCCAAGCAGGACTACGACAGGGTGGCAG ATGTGATCCACAGGAGGCTGAAGAtgccagggaggaggaagaggaggacgtcCAAGAGCCGAAGACAGGAGTGTGTCCTCCTACCGCCCAGCTCCAGCACAGAGGAGGACGAGTAG
- the LOC123992963 gene encoding uncharacterized protein LOC123992963 isoform X2: MDTPITYNHTIPNSGAHRTVGAESGEYLYCPPQRWLNNLQHGATVLLYHPCAPVRQRDLLSVLGHCCLSDYIITPHPDLSKHRPLALVSWGRTLELSHVTTSEVCDWLQSTAAHGNRGAVDQSRQYNLLLTHPADHKHAYPKQKSLRQCCEETLSLLDGWLEATDWRRGRVRKSRAALRKEGEKERRTTLDRTEPNRVQKHGTTLQPEAQGQATVRDTQGGTGRELKVTQPHRRENDTNEKDPRGKVRETDWVNQNEAEDKRQSGKTGDIQEREEKSSRHEGDTQPVDSPTKRKKPLSQSQPKQLAVTQANSQDRRADCDGRVGHCECTETIAPLGAAVVGPGDRMLPTPRTDEAVWAAAALGFLLVLLVLSVLHTRLYRHWRTTPSMYWHDSKQDYDRVADVIHRRLKMPGRRKRRTSKSRRQECVLLPPSSSTEEDE; this comes from the exons ATGGACACACCCATCACATACAATCACACTATCCCCAACAG TGGTGCTCACCGGACTGTAGGAGCAGAGAGTGGAGAGTACCTGTACTGCCCCCCTCAGCGCTGGCTCAACAACCTGCAG catggaGCAACAGTGTTGCTGTACCATCCGTGTGCTCCTGTTCGTCAGCGTGACCTGCTGTCTGTCCTGGgccactgctgtctgtctgactacATCATAACGCCACACCCTGACCTCAGCAAACACAGA CCGCTAGCGCTGGTGTCCTGGGGTCGCACGCTGGAGCTGTCCCATGTGACCACGTCGGAGGTCTGTGATTGGCTGCAGTCGACAGCGGCACACGGGAACCGTGGCGCCGTGGATCAAAGCAGACAGTATAACTTGCTGTTGACCCATCCTGCAGATCACAAACACGCATACCCAAAGCAAAAG TCTCTGAGGCAGTGCTGTGAGGAGACCCTCTCTCttctggatggatggttggaggcgacagactggaggagagggagggtccGCAAGAGCCGAGCTGCACtcaggaaggagggggagaaagagagacggaccACCCTGGACAGAACCGAGCCGAACAGAGTCCAGAAACATGGAACCACACTCCAACCTGAAGCACAGGGCCAAGCCACAGTGAGGGATACACAGGGAGGCACGGGCCGAGAACTCAAAGTGACTCAACCTCACCGCAGAGAAAATGACACTAATGAAAAAGATCCCAGGGGCAaagtgagagaaacagactggGTGAACCAGAACGAAGCAGAGGACAAGAGGCAGAGCGGGAAAACGGGAGacatccaggagagagaggagaagagcagcAGACACGAGGGAGACACACAGCCCGTGGACTCTCCAACCAAGAGGAAAAAGCCTCTGTCTCAGAGTCAGCCCAAACAGCTGGCTGTCACTCAGGCAAACAGCCAGGACAGGAGAGCAGACTGTGATGGTAGGGTGGGCCACTGCGAGTGCACTGAGACCATAGCTCCGCTAGGGGCCGCTGTGGTTGGACCCGGTGACAGGATGCTGCCCACTCCGCGGACAGACGAGGCGGTGTGGGCGGCGGCGGCGTTGGGCTTCCTCCTGGTGCTGCTGGTGCTGTCCGTGCTGCACACGCGCCTCTACCGCCACTGGCGCACAACGCCCAGCATGTACTGGCACGACTCCAAGCAGGACTACGACAGGGTGGCAG ATGTGATCCACAGGAGGCTGAAGAtgccagggaggaggaagaggaggacgtcCAAGAGCCGAAGACAGGAGTGTGTCCTCCTACCGCCCAGCTCCAGCACAGAGGAGGACGAGTAG